In bacterium, the genomic stretch TCGTTGTTCTTATGCGACCTCAATGGCAAAAATTGAGAAGGCACTGGAAAAAATGGGGGAATTTTGCGACCAATTATAGCGGTTATTAACTGGAAGTTTACATTAGGATAATACCCATAAATAAGGCATGAGAATAATCGTTCCGTTAGGAACATAATATTGGTAGGAATAGATAGACAAATCAATCAGTTCCGTAGGAATGATATATTGGTAGAAAATTTATGGAAAGCCATTTACCGATATATTGTCCCTATGGGACATTATTTGTATGATATTTATTTCTACCGATATGTTGTCCCTATGGGACATTAAATGAAGGATGAGGTAGAATTTTCACATTCTATTTTTTTCCATTTTATCATAAGAAATGGGGGAAGGCAAGCCAAATGGACATCTGGAGTTTCGTGAATTTTCTATGATTCCTTTCTCCTTTAATCTGTGCGTTCTTTGCGGTCGATTTCTTTGCGTTCTTTGCGGTTAAAAAAAGTGTAAGCATTTTAATATTTAATTTTTGATTTTGTATTACACAATTTGTTGTGTTTAAAGTGGTTTCGCACTAAGTCAGTACCATTCATTTGTGCTCTCTGACCACGCTAAATAGGTACCCAATATCAGTATTAGTAAAATGAATTATTCGCAAGTTATTGATTATCTTTATAGTTTAGAAAGATTTGGTATTCAATTAGGATTAGAAAGAATTACCAGATTGTTAGATATTTTAGGCAATCCGCATAAGGATTTGAAATATATTCATGTGACCGGAACGAATGGAAAAGGTTCTGTTGTAACTTTTATTGGAGAAATCTTAAAGACTGCCGGCTTTAAAGTCGGTATCTACACCTCTCCTCATTTTATATCATTTACAGAAAGAACGACGATTAATGGCATTCCCATCTCTGAAGATGATGTCGCACAAATAATCTCTGAAAAAATACTACCGGCAATAAAAATTCTTCCTCCGGATTTAACCCATCCTACTTACTTTGAAATAGCCACAGCGATTGCTTTAACATATTTTGCCTGGCAAAAGGTTGATTTTGCGGTATTAGAGGTGGGTCTGGGCGGAAGATTAGACGCAACTAATGTTGTTACACCTTTAGTCAGCGTCATTACTTCGATTGGATTAGAACATCAGGATGTTTTAGGGGAAACTTTAGAACAAATTGCTTATGAAAAGGCAGGAATAATAAAACAAAATGTACCAGTAGTTAGTGCGGTAGCTCCACTAAAAGCCAGAGAAGTAATAAAAAAACTTGCCCAATCACAAAATTCAAAACTCTACCAGCTGGGTAAAGAAATAAAATTTAGCATAACCCAATATCCTGCCTCAACCTCAAATTATCAATTTAAAGTGCAGGGATTATTGGGAGAGTATTCAGAGTTACAAACTTCACTTTTAGGCCACCACCAGATAATTAACGCCACAACATCAATTGCTACAATAGAGATATTAATAAAGCATTATGGACTTAAAATTACTCCTCAAGATATTAAAAAAGGTTTATTCGAAGCAAAAATTCGGGGTAGATTAGAACTCATAAAGAAAGATTCACTTATCTTTTTATTAGATGGGGCACATAATCCTGCAGGTGTGATTGTTTTAAGAAAGGCACTTGAAGACTATTTTCCACACAGAAGATTAATTTTAATTATTGGAATCCTGAATGATAAAGATATAAAAACAATGATGAAAAAATTACTTTCTCATAATGAGCGTATTTCCCGCATAATTATTACTCACCCCAAAACAAATAGAGCGGCAGATACAAAAACAATATATCAAGAAGTAAGTAAATATACGGATAAAATTATAGTTATTCCTACCGTCGAAGAAAGTATAAAATATGCCGCATCAATAGCCAGTTCAGTTGATTTAATTTGCATCACCGGTTCATTCTACACTATTGCCGAGGCAATTGAGCTTTTGTAACTATTCCGT encodes the following:
- a CDS encoding folylpolyglutamate synthase/dihydrofolate synthase family protein; translated protein: MNYSQVIDYLYSLERFGIQLGLERITRLLDILGNPHKDLKYIHVTGTNGKGSVVTFIGEILKTAGFKVGIYTSPHFISFTERTTINGIPISEDDVAQIISEKILPAIKILPPDLTHPTYFEIATAIALTYFAWQKVDFAVLEVGLGGRLDATNVVTPLVSVITSIGLEHQDVLGETLEQIAYEKAGIIKQNVPVVSAVAPLKAREVIKKLAQSQNSKLYQLGKEIKFSITQYPASTSNYQFKVQGLLGEYSELQTSLLGHHQIINATTSIATIEILIKHYGLKITPQDIKKGLFEAKIRGRLELIKKDSLIFLLDGAHNPAGVIVLRKALEDYFPHRRLILIIGILNDKDIKTMMKKLLSHNERISRIIITHPKTNRAADTKTIYQEVSKYTDKIIVIPTVEESIKYAASIASSVDLICITGSFYTIAEAIELL